CACCAGGAACGGTCCGGGGAGCACCGCGGTTGCGAGGTCGGCGGTCTCGGACGCGCAGAAGAGCGTCCAGTCGGCGAGGTCGGCGAGCGGGTCGACGTCGGTGGGTTCACCGACGACGTCCAGCAGGGTCGCGACCGGGGTGCGCAACTCCCACTCGTCGCCGACGACGGTTGCGGGCGTCTCCACGAAGTCCTCGGTGCCCGGCAGGTACCGCCGCCACGCGACCTGGAAATCGTCGTAGCCGGTCCAGTTGCGTCCGCGTACGACGACCGTCGCCTGCGCGCCCTCGCCCTCGACCGCGAGCGAATCGCTGGAGAGACGGATCGCCGACTCCGTGAGCACGGTGAAGTTGCCCGGCGTGCGGGTCAGCCGGAACAGGTGGTCGTCGATGCGGTGCCCGATGGTGTGCCGGTCTGCGGTCCAACGCAGTTGGTGCTTGCTGCCGCCGGCCTTGACGGTCACCGCGCGGCTCGTCGTGCGCAGGTAGGGGTCGTCGTCCTCGCTCATCCGCTGGATCTCCCGCAGCGGGAGGCGCGCGGTCATCGTGGTCGTCGCGCCGTCGATCACGCAGTCGGCGGGGTAGCGCAGTTCCTGCGCCCACCGGCTGCCGGCCAACACGAACTGACCGACCTGCAGCGGACGCGGGGCGCGGGCCGTGATGACGATCTCGTCGCCCTCGACCGCGGCGCCGAGCAACTGCCAGGTGTCCTGGTGATAGGTGAGGCTGAGCTCACCGGCGCGGGTGCTCGCCGGCTGCACCCACCAGCCGCCGTCGACGAAGGTGCCCGCGGGCATCGTCGCGCTGCCGGGGCGCAGACCCTTGAGCAGGGCATTGCGACGCACCCCCTTGTTGCCCACCTGGAGATCGAAGCGCACCGGGTTGTCCTCGTCCGCCCAGTGCTCGAGCATCGCGTGGGTGAGGGTGACCTCGAAGCCGACCGCCGAGAGCTGGCCGTGTGAGTCGATGTCGTCGAACCGCCGGATCGGCAGCAGTTGTCGCACCTGCTTGGAGACCGCACGCACCTTGATGGTGGCCGACCCGGGGGAGTCCGAGCGCAGGTGGCGGATCTCGGCGGTGCCGCGCACGACCAGACCCTCGTCGGTCCACCGCGCTGCGTTCACCGCCGAACGCAGCGCCATCTCCTTGGTAGGAGCGAGGAAGACATCGCGCGGGAGGTACCTCTTGTCGTAACCGGGGTAGGGGTACTCGAAGCGGCGCGAACGCGGGGTGACGCGCCGGGCGCGCAGGCCGCCGCGCAGGCCGCCGTCACGGCGGAACACGGCGAGTTCGCGCAGCAGCTCGGTGTCGCGGGCCATCATCGCGTGGTACTGCAACTGGTCGTACCGGGTGCGGCGCTGCAACGCGTCGATGCCGAGCCGTTCGACCAGGTCGTGTCCGAGATCGAGGAACTTGTCGACCTGGTCGTCGGGCACATCGGCGAAGGCCTGCACGATCGCGACGAAGTCGCTCTCGGCCAGCATCACGTGGGTGCGGCGACGCACCTCGATCGGTGCGTCGGCGACGAGGTCGATCACCATGCTCGCCGAGGTGACGCGGTCGACGAGGTTCTCGTACTTGAACACCTGCTGGGTGATCGAGTCGCCCGACTCGCGCTCGCGCCAGTAGTAGACCGGTTCGGAGAGGATGTCGACGGTGACCGCGTCGAGGTGGGCCTTCAGCGTGACCGGGTAGTCCTCGTACCGGATCGGCGGGAACTCATACCCGAACTCGTCCCAGAACGACCGGCGGTAGACCTTGTTCCACACCATCCGGTCGCGGGCGATCACCGGGTGCTCGGTGACGTGCGTGGCGTAGCGGGTGCGCGCGAACGCGTGCAAGTGCGCCCACGACGGTTTCACACCGGTGCTGTTGTTGAACCGGCGCGCGTTGCCTCCGGCCAGCGACGAACCCGTGGTCTCCATCGCGGAGATCATGCGGGCGAACCCGTGCCTGGTGACCAGGTCGTCGGAGTCGATGAACGTGATGTAGTCGCCGTTGGTGTTCTTCACCCCGGTGTTGCGTGCCGGGCCGAGCCCGGCGTTGGGCTGGGTGACGATGCGGAATCGCGAGTCGCGATCGGCCCACTGCTGCGCGATGACGCGGCTGCCGTCGGGTGAACCGTCGTCGACCATCACCACATCGATGTTCGAGTAGCTCTGAACGGCAATCGATTCCAGGCAGTCGCCGATGTAGGCCTCGACGCCGTAGAAGGGAACGACGACGGACAGTAAGGGGTCGGTCATGCTCAGATGAGATCCCAGGACAGCGCGGTGCCCTTCGGGGTGTCGGCCTTGAAAGCGCGGCCTTCGACGTGCGGGAACTCGTCGGGTGCCAGGCCGTTGGCCGGGCGGATCGAGCGCACGTTCTGAGCCGTGACCACGTCGCCGGTCCTGACGTCCTCGACGACGTACAGCGAGCGACGGAAGCGCAGGCCTTCCTGCTCCTGCCGCCGGGCACCGATGCGGGGCCGACCGAGGCACTGCCAGCCCACCTTGGTCTGCTCGACGAGCATCCGCAGTTCGTCGGGCTCGGAGGAGAACGCGGAGTCGACGCCGCCGTCGGCGCGCGACAGGGTGACGTGCTTCTCCACGACACACGCGCCGAGTGCGACCGCGGTGATCGCGGCGCCGATGCCCATCGTGTGGTCGGAGTAACCGATGAGGGTGCCGAAGGCGTCGCGCATCACCGGGATGCCGCGCAGGTTCGACTCGCTCGGGTCGGCCGGGTAGTTGGCGGTGCAGGCCAGCACCACGATCTGCTCGTTGCCGGTCGACCGGGCGGCCTCGACCGCCGCGGCGATCTCCAGCACCGACGCCATGCCGGTGGAGATGATGATCGGCTTGCCCTTGCTCGCGGCCAGTCGGATCAGCGGCAGGTCGACGATCTCGGAGCTGGCGATCTTGTAGGCCGGCACGTCGAGCGACTCCAACAGGTCGATCGCGGTGGGGTCGAACGGGGAGGAGAACGCGGTGATGCCGAGTTCCTTGGCGAGAGCGAAGATCGGCTCGTGCCACTCCCAGGGCGTGTGCGCCTCCTGGTAGAGGTCCCACAGGGTGCGGCCACCCCACAGCTCGTGACCCTGCGACAACCGGAAGTCGGGTGCGTCCGATTCGATGGTGATCGTCTCGGGCTTGTAGGTCTGCAGCTTGATCGCGTGCGCACCCTGGGCCGCGGCCATCCGCACGATGTCGAGGGCCTTGTCGAGCGACCCGTCGTGGTTGCCCGACATCTCGGCGATGATGTACGGCTCGTGGTCGGGACCGACCTCGTGCTTGCCGATCCGGATCGACGTGTGGTTCGACTCAGTCATTCGGCTGCCTCCTGCGGCGAATGGTGTGGACGGTGACGGTCTCACCGTCGATGTCGCGTTCGTCGGCGGCGATCTCCTCGAACCCGTTGCGCTTGTTCATCCGGCGCACCGCCGCGTTGGCGTCGATGACCTCGCCGTTGAGTTCGTCGAGGCCGAGCTCACCGAACGCGAAGCGCACGGCACGCCGTTGGATGTCGATGAATGCGGGCAGAAGTTCGCCGCGCTCGGTGAGGCCGTCGTTGTCGAGATAGAAGCCCCACATCGCCGACTTCGCGTCGGGGTCGATGTCGAAGAACGTGACGACGCCTGCGGGCACCCCGCCCTTCTCGTACATGAACACCTTGCGGGTTTCGTTGTCGCGCAACGACTCCCAATAGGCGTCGTGTTGCTCGGGGGAGATCTCGCCACG
This genomic stretch from Calidifontibacter indicus harbors:
- a CDS encoding glycosyltransferase family 2 protein — its product is MTDPLLSVVVPFYGVEAYIGDCLESIAVQSYSNIDVVMVDDGSPDGSRVIAQQWADRDSRFRIVTQPNAGLGPARNTGVKNTNGDYITFIDSDDLVTRHGFARMISAMETTGSSLAGGNARRFNNSTGVKPSWAHLHAFARTRYATHVTEHPVIARDRMVWNKVYRRSFWDEFGYEFPPIRYEDYPVTLKAHLDAVTVDILSEPVYYWRERESGDSITQQVFKYENLVDRVTSASMVIDLVADAPIEVRRRTHVMLAESDFVAIVQAFADVPDDQVDKFLDLGHDLVERLGIDALQRRTRYDQLQYHAMMARDTELLRELAVFRRDGGLRGGLRARRVTPRSRRFEYPYPGYDKRYLPRDVFLAPTKEMALRSAVNAARWTDEGLVVRGTAEIRHLRSDSPGSATIKVRAVSKQVRQLLPIRRFDDIDSHGQLSAVGFEVTLTHAMLEHWADEDNPVRFDLQVGNKGVRRNALLKGLRPGSATMPAGTFVDGGWWVQPASTRAGELSLTYHQDTWQLLGAAVEGDEIVITARAPRPLQVGQFVLAGSRWAQELRYPADCVIDGATTTMTARLPLREIQRMSEDDDPYLRTTSRAVTVKAGGSKHQLRWTADRHTIGHRIDDHLFRLTRTPGNFTVLTESAIRLSSDSLAVEGEGAQATVVVRGRNWTGYDDFQVAWRRYLPGTEDFVETPATVVGDEWELRTPVATLLDVVGEPTDVDPLADLADWTLFCASETADLATAVLPGPFLVEQAPWVVVDGHHRGTIASRADTLHVAVREAAPPAPETAKGR
- the pseI gene encoding pseudaminic acid synthase, which translates into the protein MTESNHTSIRIGKHEVGPDHEPYIIAEMSGNHDGSLDKALDIVRMAAAQGAHAIKLQTYKPETITIESDAPDFRLSQGHELWGGRTLWDLYQEAHTPWEWHEPIFALAKELGITAFSSPFDPTAIDLLESLDVPAYKIASSEIVDLPLIRLAASKGKPIIISTGMASVLEIAAAVEAARSTGNEQIVVLACTANYPADPSESNLRGIPVMRDAFGTLIGYSDHTMGIGAAITAVALGACVVEKHVTLSRADGGVDSAFSSEPDELRMLVEQTKVGWQCLGRPRIGARRQEQEGLRFRRSLYVVEDVRTGDVVTAQNVRSIRPANGLAPDEFPHVEGRAFKADTPKGTALSWDLI
- the pseH gene encoding UDP-4-amino-4,6-dideoxy-N-acetyl-beta-L-altrosamine N-acetyltransferase — protein: MLRPVTESDKELVRVWRNHPEVRAVSLTRGEISPEQHDAYWESLRDNETRKVFMYEKGGVPAGVVTFFDIDPDAKSAMWGFYLDNDGLTERGELLPAFIDIQRRAVRFAFGELGLDELNGEVIDANAAVRRMNKRNGFEEIAADERDIDGETVTVHTIRRRRQPND